A genomic stretch from Halichoerus grypus chromosome 5, mHalGry1.hap1.1, whole genome shotgun sequence includes:
- the C5H8orf33 gene encoding UPF0488 protein C8orf33 homolog isoform X1 has product MNVSSPYAQNQSGQQVSFERTPSFGDCPSIPAVPAHCAVRAQRNSAPQTRFRRREFGVGPQALRNLRRRRRRMAALGHSAREKSAAEGPGLSACSDSAPGEHPERRGGAAASKKQKKKKIRNGPSGANGGGKVSEKPASEEAPLSAEAQAEQLARELAWCVEQLELGLKMQRPSPKQKEQAIGAIRTLRSERTPLPRKRQLMHSLFGDYRAQMEAERCEALRVLRTAARTAQLQPVGEATRKKSGRVCRPRQAGVAKATLDTPDEEFRFNFF; this is encoded by the exons ATGAACGTCTCTTCCCCTTACGCTCAAAATCAAAGCGGACAGCAG GTGAGCTTTGAGAGAACTCCCTCGTTTGGGGATTGTCCTTCCATCCCAGCGGTGCCTGCCCACTGCGCCGTCCGCGCCCAGCGGAACTCGGCGCCGCAGACGCGTTTCCGGAGGAGGGAATTTGGCGTCGGACCTCAGGCCCTACGTAATCTCCGGCGGCGACGGCGGCGCATGGCG GCCCTAGGACATTCTGCTCGGGAGAAATCAGCGGCCGAAGGCCCAG GGCTCTCCGCGTGCAGTGACAGCGCCCCCGGGGAGCACCCCGAACGCCGCGGAGGCGCTGCAGCCTCCAAgaagcaaaagaagaagaaaatccgGAATGGGCCCTCTGGGGCGAATGGAGGCGGGAAGGTCTCAGAAAAGCCGGCCTCAGAGGAAGCGCCCCTAAGCGCGGAGGCTCAG GCGGAGCAGCTGGCCCGGGAACTGGCGTGGTGCGTGGAACAGCTGGAGCTGGGCCTCAAGATGCAGAGACCCAGTCCGAAACAGA aagagCAGGCTATTGGGGCAATCCGAACCCTTCGCAGCGAAAGAACCCCCCTGCCCCGGAAGAGGCAGCTGATGCACTCCTTGTTTGGGGACTACAGGGCTCAGATGGAAGCTGAGCGGTGCGAGGCCCTTCGGGTACTCAGAACTG cagcCCGCACAGCACAGCTGCAGCCTGTAGGTGAGGCCACCAGAAAGAAGAGTGGAAGGGTCTGCAGGCCTCGCCAGGCGGGGGTAGCCAAGGCCACCCTGGACACTCCTGATGAAGAGTTTAGGTTCAATTTCTTTTAG
- the C5H8orf33 gene encoding UPF0488 protein C8orf33 homolog isoform X3 has translation MNVSSPYAQNQSGQQVSFERTPSFGDCPSIPAVPAHCAVRAQRNSAPQTRFRRREFGVGPQALRNLRRRRRRMAALGHSAREKSAAEGPGLSACSDSAPGEHPERRGGAAASKKQKKKKIRNGPSGANGGGKVSEKPASEEAPLSAEAQAEQLARELAWCVEQLELGLKMQRPSPKQTARTAQLQPVGEATRKKSGRVCRPRQAGVAKATLDTPDEEFRFNFF, from the exons ATGAACGTCTCTTCCCCTTACGCTCAAAATCAAAGCGGACAGCAG GTGAGCTTTGAGAGAACTCCCTCGTTTGGGGATTGTCCTTCCATCCCAGCGGTGCCTGCCCACTGCGCCGTCCGCGCCCAGCGGAACTCGGCGCCGCAGACGCGTTTCCGGAGGAGGGAATTTGGCGTCGGACCTCAGGCCCTACGTAATCTCCGGCGGCGACGGCGGCGCATGGCG GCCCTAGGACATTCTGCTCGGGAGAAATCAGCGGCCGAAGGCCCAG GGCTCTCCGCGTGCAGTGACAGCGCCCCCGGGGAGCACCCCGAACGCCGCGGAGGCGCTGCAGCCTCCAAgaagcaaaagaagaagaaaatccgGAATGGGCCCTCTGGGGCGAATGGAGGCGGGAAGGTCTCAGAAAAGCCGGCCTCAGAGGAAGCGCCCCTAAGCGCGGAGGCTCAG GCGGAGCAGCTGGCCCGGGAACTGGCGTGGTGCGTGGAACAGCTGGAGCTGGGCCTCAAGATGCAGAGACCCAGTCCGAAACAGA cagcCCGCACAGCACAGCTGCAGCCTGTAGGTGAGGCCACCAGAAAGAAGAGTGGAAGGGTCTGCAGGCCTCGCCAGGCGGGGGTAGCCAAGGCCACCCTGGACACTCCTGATGAAGAGTTTAGGTTCAATTTCTTTTAG
- the C5H8orf33 gene encoding UPF0488 protein C8orf33 homolog isoform X4, whose translation MNVSSPYAQNQSGQQVSFERTPSFGDCPSIPAVPAHCAVRAQRNSAPQTRFRRREFGVGPQALRNLRRRRRRMAALGHSAREKSAAEGPGLSACSDSAPGEHPERRGGAAASKKQKKKKIRNGPSGANGGGKVSEKPASEEAPLSAEAQARRASVGKGGDPRCIPGVSALAGGAAGPGTGVVRGTAGAGPQDAETQSETDSPHSTAAACR comes from the exons ATGAACGTCTCTTCCCCTTACGCTCAAAATCAAAGCGGACAGCAG GTGAGCTTTGAGAGAACTCCCTCGTTTGGGGATTGTCCTTCCATCCCAGCGGTGCCTGCCCACTGCGCCGTCCGCGCCCAGCGGAACTCGGCGCCGCAGACGCGTTTCCGGAGGAGGGAATTTGGCGTCGGACCTCAGGCCCTACGTAATCTCCGGCGGCGACGGCGGCGCATGGCG GCCCTAGGACATTCTGCTCGGGAGAAATCAGCGGCCGAAGGCCCAG GGCTCTCCGCGTGCAGTGACAGCGCCCCCGGGGAGCACCCCGAACGCCGCGGAGGCGCTGCAGCCTCCAAgaagcaaaagaagaagaaaatccgGAATGGGCCCTCTGGGGCGAATGGAGGCGGGAAGGTCTCAGAAAAGCCGGCCTCAGAGGAAGCGCCCCTAAGCGCGGAGGCTCAGGCAAGGCGGGCCTCGGTCGGGAAGGGTGGCGATCCCCGATGCATCCCGGGTGTGAGTGCGTTGGCCG GCGGAGCAGCTGGCCCGGGAACTGGCGTGGTGCGTGGAACAGCTGGAGCTGGGCCTCAAGATGCAGAGACCCAGTCCGAAACAGA cagcCCGCACAGCACAGCTGCAGCCTGTAGGTGA
- the C5H8orf33 gene encoding UPF0488 protein C8orf33 homolog isoform X2: protein MNVSSPYAQNQSGQQVSFERTPSFGDCPSIPAVPAHCAVRAQRNSAPQTRFRRREFGVGPQALRNLRRRRRRMAALGHSAREKSAAEGPGLSACSDSAPGEHPERRGGAAASKKQKKKKIRNGPSGANGGGKVSEKPASEEAPLSAEAQARRASVGKGGDPRCIPGVSALAGGAAGPGTGVVRGTAGAGPQDAETQSETERAGYWGNPNPSQRKNPPAPEEAADALLVWGLQGSDGS, encoded by the exons ATGAACGTCTCTTCCCCTTACGCTCAAAATCAAAGCGGACAGCAG GTGAGCTTTGAGAGAACTCCCTCGTTTGGGGATTGTCCTTCCATCCCAGCGGTGCCTGCCCACTGCGCCGTCCGCGCCCAGCGGAACTCGGCGCCGCAGACGCGTTTCCGGAGGAGGGAATTTGGCGTCGGACCTCAGGCCCTACGTAATCTCCGGCGGCGACGGCGGCGCATGGCG GCCCTAGGACATTCTGCTCGGGAGAAATCAGCGGCCGAAGGCCCAG GGCTCTCCGCGTGCAGTGACAGCGCCCCCGGGGAGCACCCCGAACGCCGCGGAGGCGCTGCAGCCTCCAAgaagcaaaagaagaagaaaatccgGAATGGGCCCTCTGGGGCGAATGGAGGCGGGAAGGTCTCAGAAAAGCCGGCCTCAGAGGAAGCGCCCCTAAGCGCGGAGGCTCAGGCAAGGCGGGCCTCGGTCGGGAAGGGTGGCGATCCCCGATGCATCCCGGGTGTGAGTGCGTTGGCCG GCGGAGCAGCTGGCCCGGGAACTGGCGTGGTGCGTGGAACAGCTGGAGCTGGGCCTCAAGATGCAGAGACCCAGTCCGAAACAGA aagagCAGGCTATTGGGGCAATCCGAACCCTTCGCAGCGAAAGAACCCCCCTGCCCCGGAAGAGGCAGCTGATGCACTCCTTGTTTGGGGACTACAGGGCTCAGATGGAAGCTGA